DNA sequence from the Rhizobium lusitanum genome:
GCAATTCCAGCCTAGTGGATGTGGATGGAGAACCACCACGTCGCAAGTCCCAGAAATGCGAAATACCCCGTGCAATCCGTGACCGTGGTGACGAAGGCCGACGAGGCGATGGCCGGGTCGGCGCCGAAGCGATGCAAAATCAGCGGCAGAAGGATGCCGCCAAGGGCTGCAGCGACCAGATTGATGATCATCGCCGCGCCGACGACGATGCCGAGTTGAAAGTCATGGAACCAGAACGTGGCGACGGCGCCCATGATGACGGCGAAGAGGATGCCGTTGATCAGACCAACGCTTGCCTCCCTGCGAATGACGCGGAAGGCGTTGTAGATGTCGATGTCGCCGGTGGCGAGCGCCCGCACGGTGACGGTCATCGTCTGGGTGCCGGCATTGCCGCCCATCGAAGCGACGATCGGCATCAGCACGGCAAGCGCCACCATCTTCTCGATCGCGCCGTCGAAGACATCGATAATGCTGGACGCGAGGATTGCCGTAATCAGGTTGACCGCAAGCCAGACGAAGCGTGAGCGCACGGTCGAGACGACATTGTCAGACAATTCTTCGTCGCCGACGCCGCCGAGGCGCTTGATATCCTCGTCGGCTTCTTCGTTGATGACGTCGACGACGTCGTCGATGGTCAGCACGCCGACAAGCCGCTGATTCTCATCGACGACGGCGGCCGACAGCAAGTCGTATTGCTCGAAGAGCTGAGCCGCCTCTTCCTGGTCCATCTCGGCTGGGACAGGATGCGAGGTCTCGCGCATGATGCCCTCGACCTTTGCCTGTCGTTTGGCCCTGAGGATGCGGTCGAGATCGATACTGCCAAGCAGCTTGAAGGTCGGATCGATGACAAAGATCTGGGTGAAGGCTTCCGGCAACCCCTCTTCGTCGCGCATGTAGTCGATCGTCTGGCCGACCGTCCAGAATGGCGGCACTGCGACGAACTCCGTCTGCATGCGGCGGCCGGCTGACCGCTCCGGATAATCAAGCGCCCGCCGCAGGCGGACCCGCTCGGTAAACGGCAGTTGCGACAGGATCTCGTCACGGTCTTCCTGGTCGAGATCCTCAAGAATGTAGACGGCGTCGTCCGAATCGAGCTCGCCGATGCCGGCGGCGATCTGCGCGTTCGGCATCTGGTCGACGATCTCCATACGGATCGCTTCGTCAACCTGCGTCAGCGCCGTCATGTCGAAGTCGTCGCCGAGCAATCGCACCAGTGCCAGACGTTCATGCGGAGGCAGCGACTCCAGGAGGTCGCCGAGTTCGGATTCGTGCAGCCTCACGACATTCTGCTGCAGGAATGGAAGATCGCGCCGCTCGATCGCGTCACTGACCCTGGTCAGGAAATCGGAGCGGACGACGCCGTCCTCATTATAGATGTCGGGATCGGTCTCCGCGGAGGTCTTGCGAACGCGCTCGTCTTCGTCGGTCGTGGTCATTGCTGCCTCCTCCCGATTCAATTCATGGAGATCTAGGATTTCGCCATGGAGAATGACGGCGAAAAGCTTATTGTCAACAATTGGATAGACGAGAAAGCTGACAATTTGTATCGGATCTGTAAGACAATGGCGCCAGCCTCGCCTTGCCCTCATTTTTGCGCAAGAAACATGTCGACCCGTTAAGAGGGAATACCATGCCAGTCCGTCCCATCATCCGCTTCCCGGACCCGTTGTTGAAAACCGCCTGCGCGCCGGTGACCATCTTCGACGACGGTTTGCGTAGTCTTGCCATCGATCTCCTGGACACCATGCGCGCAGCTCCCGGCGTCGGCATTACTGCCGCTCATATCGGTGTTCTCCAGCGCATCACGGTAATAGAACTCAGCCGCGAGGACGGCGTGCACACCTATATCAATCCGGAGATCACATGGTTTTCCGAGGAGACGATACGGCACATGGAAGGTAGCGTATCCATGCCCGGCTTCACCGACGAGGTCGTCAGGCCGAAAGCCATCCGTTTCCGCTATCAGGATATTACCGGCGAAGCCTATGAAGCTGCGGCCGAAGATTTCCTGGCGATTTGCATCCAGCATGAGATCGATCAGCTCGACGGCCTGTTCTGGCTGCAGCGCCTTTCAAAGTTGAAGCGCGATCGGCTGGTGAAGAAATGGGAAAAGGCCAAGGCCTGATCCAACCTCCCCACCAAAGAATACGGGCGCCCGTAGGGCGCCCGCTTGATTATCAACTGAAGAGACAGATTAGCTCTTCAGCTTGGTGTTGCAGAGGCTGTAGTAGCCGCCGCCCTTCTGGATCCACTTAAGGCCGCCGAGGCTGTTCTTGGCCTTGTTGGCGTTATAGGAATCGACGCAAGTGTGGAAGCGGCCCTTGCCGGGCGTTTCGCTCGAATACTTGGTATCGACTGCGGCCGGGAAGGTCACGCCCGACGGAGCGACTGTCGTCGGCTTCGCTGGTTCCTTAGCCGGCGGCTTGGTGACATCAGGCTCGCTGGTATCGACCTTGGCAGTCGTGGTCGGCTTGGCAGGTGCCGTTGTGGCCGGTGCCGTTGTGGTGGTTGCAGAAGTATCTGCACCGCACTGAGCGGCGCGGAAATCATTCCACTTCTGGCCGTTCAGAGTACCCGCATCCTTGGCGGCTTGGTATTTGGTGCTGCACTCTTTCATCGTTAGCGCAGAGGCCGGCGATGAGAGGGCCATCGAGCCCAAAACTGCAAAAGACGCAAAAGACATCAACAGGATGGCACGACTAGTCATTGGCAAATCCTCCGCTCTATGACGAATGTCGAAACTATTAATCATCTCACCCATTTGATTTGTCAATCGACGCAGCATCAGGGTTCGATGAGCGACACCATATGATGGCGAACATGAACGGTAACTGTACAGAAACAGCGACCACGGCGAGTATATCACATACTACGCAACTTAAAAGAATTGTCGAAAACTCCGGCGGAGTAGAAAAACAAAAAAACCCGCCGAAGCGGGTTTCTTGTTTTGGTGCGGTCGAGAAGACTCGAACTTCCACGGGTTGCCCCACAGCGACCTCAACGCTGCGCGTCTACCAATTCCGCCACGACCGCATCGTGGTAGGTGCCGAATTGCTCCGGCGCGGCTGCATGTAGCAAAAGCATTCCGGGGGCACAAGAGATATGTGTCAGTTTTTTTGAAGAGTTTTCACAACTGTTTGAATAACCCCGGAAAAGCCTCCATATAGGCGGTGCTTGCCGGCTCATTCTTCTTGTAGGAGATGCGCGGACGCAGGCGCGCAAAGGACTGGCAGGATGCTACGCACCGATCTCGAACACCAAATGTTTCCGCTGATTGATTCACCACCGGTGCGTTGGCGTATCGCCGACTGTCCCGTGCCCTATGACGAGGCTGTGGCCACTATGGAGGCGGAAGTCGCCGCCATTGCCGATGGTCAGGTGCCGGAGCTCGTCTGGCTGGTCGAGCACCCTCCTTTATATACGGCAGGCACAAGCGCCGACGCCGCCGATTTGATTGAGCCCGATCGGTTTCCGGTCTTCGCCACCGGTCGCGGCGGCGAATACACCTATCATGGCCCCGGCCAACGCGTAGCCTATGTCATGCTGGATCTGAAGCGCCGGCGTCAGGATGTCCGTGCCTTCGTGGCCGCTCTGGAAGAAGTCATCATCCGTACACTCGATTGGATGAATGTTCGCGGCGAACGCCGCGAGGATCGCGTCGGCGTCTGGGTGCGCCGTCCGGAAAAACCGCCGCTGCCGGATGGGACGATGACAGAGGACAAGATCGCGGCGCTTGGCATTCGCGTGCGCAAGTGGGTGACGTTTCACGGCCTGTCGCTGAACGTCGACCCCGACCTCAGCCATTTCTCCGGCATCGTTCCTTGCGGAATATCATCCTATGGCGTCACCAGCCTTGTCGATCTCGGTCTACCGGTGATGATGACAGATGTAGATGTGCGCCTGCGCGAGGCTTTCGAGCAAGTCTTCGGCGAAACAGCCAATGACGTCTAATGCGCGACGTCCTTGCTGACGTTGCGTAAGCGAATCTGATGGTCGAGCCTCTCGATCTGGCACGTCGTCGTCTCGATCAACCGGCCGATATCCTGGTAGGCGGACCGTAGTCGCGACAATTCGCTCCTGACCGCTTCCAGTGCCCGTTCTTCGCTATCCTCGCGTGGTCCGTCTCCCGTGCCTGTCATCAGCCACGCCGGCGAAACGCCGAACAGGCCGGCCATCGTCGCCAAGGCAGTCGGCTTCGGTTCCGAACGGTCCGATTCCCAGGCAAGCATCGTCTCCTGGTTCACCCCAAGCTGGCCTGCCAATGATTCGACGCTGATGCCGGCGGCATCGCGGGCCATGGAGATGCGTCCACCCAGGGTATCGTCGCTTTCATCCGAAAAAACGGTCGTTTCTTGTTCCGTCTTCAACATCGGTGCGATCCTCCGTTTTTGGTCGCGCCGGTGAATTTCTAAGCGGCGCGCTTAATTTTTAGCGGATTAACTCGGTAGAAATAGGTCTAGGGGCGTCATCAGGCCACCTCGATGTGTCCGAATTGGGAAAGTCCGGCACTCTACGTCAAATGGTGTAACCAATCGAAAAGGACAGGCTGTAGCCAATACCTTGATCGAATGGCGTTCCTGTGATTGATGTCCGGTCATGTCCGCCATCGCCACCGCTCCCGCCCAACAAAATCCTCTGCAAGGCATGGCTATCATGGCCGGCGCCATGATCGTGTTGCCGGTGATGGATGCCATCGCCAAATATATGGCGACCTTCGAGGCGATGTCGCCGGGACAGGTGACTTTTTATCGTTTCTTCTTTCAGCTCGTCTGCACCCTGCCGCTGCTCTTCTTTGCGTTCGGCTGGGGAGCGCTTTCGGCCAAGCGGCCATGGATGAACCTGTTGCGCGGCGCATTGCACGGCGCGGCGAGCCTGCTGTTCTTTGCAGCGGTCAAGTACATGCCGCTTGCCGACGTCTTCGCCATCTATTTCGTCGAGCCCTTCATTCTCACCGCGCTCTCGGCACTGTTTCTCGGCGACAAGGTCGGCTGGCGGCGCTGGCTGGCGATCGTTGTCGGCTTCGGCGGTGCGATGATCGTCATTCAGCCGAGCTTCGAGATTTTTGGCCTGAAGGCGCTGCTGCCAGTCGCCTGCGCCTTTCTCTTCGCGCTCTACCTCTTCATGAACCGAGCCGTCGGCGACGCCGATTCACCTTTGACCATGCAGACCATGGCCGGCATCGGCGGCACGATCTTCATGACAGGCGCGCTGTGGATCGGAGCCTCGGCCGGCGCTACCGATTTCGCACTGTCCCTGCCCGCTTCCTGGCTCGGTCTCGTACTGCTGCTGATTCTCGGTGCGGTGTCCGGCTATGTCCATCTGCTGGTCGTCCGTGCTTTTCGGCTGGCGCCGCTATCGCTGCTGGCGCCCTTTCAATATTTCGAAATCATCTCCGCTACCGTTCTCGGTTATGCGCTGTTTGGTGATTTTCCCAATTTTTCCAAATGGATCGGCATCCTGATCATCGTTGGATCGGGCCTGTTCATCATCTGGCGCGAGCGGGTGCAGTCGCGATCCGCAGCGTCGGC
Encoded proteins:
- the mgtE gene encoding magnesium transporter; translation: MTTTDEDERVRKTSAETDPDIYNEDGVVRSDFLTRVSDAIERRDLPFLQQNVVRLHESELGDLLESLPPHERLALVRLLGDDFDMTALTQVDEAIRMEIVDQMPNAQIAAGIGELDSDDAVYILEDLDQEDRDEILSQLPFTERVRLRRALDYPERSAGRRMQTEFVAVPPFWTVGQTIDYMRDEEGLPEAFTQIFVIDPTFKLLGSIDLDRILRAKRQAKVEGIMRETSHPVPAEMDQEEAAQLFEQYDLLSAAVVDENQRLVGVLTIDDVVDVINEEADEDIKRLGGVGDEELSDNVVSTVRSRFVWLAVNLITAILASSIIDVFDGAIEKMVALAVLMPIVASMGGNAGTQTMTVTVRALATGDIDIYNAFRVIRREASVGLINGILFAVIMGAVATFWFHDFQLGIVVGAAMIINLVAAALGGILLPLILHRFGADPAIASSAFVTTVTDCTGYFAFLGLATWWFSIHIH
- a CDS encoding peptide deformylase, producing the protein MPVRPIIRFPDPLLKTACAPVTIFDDGLRSLAIDLLDTMRAAPGVGITAAHIGVLQRITVIELSREDGVHTYINPEITWFSEETIRHMEGSVSMPGFTDEVVRPKAIRFRYQDITGEAYEAAAEDFLAICIQHEIDQLDGLFWLQRLSKLKRDRLVKKWEKAKA
- the lipB gene encoding lipoyl(octanoyl) transferase LipB, which gives rise to MLRTDLEHQMFPLIDSPPVRWRIADCPVPYDEAVATMEAEVAAIADGQVPELVWLVEHPPLYTAGTSADAADLIEPDRFPVFATGRGGEYTYHGPGQRVAYVMLDLKRRRQDVRAFVAALEEVIIRTLDWMNVRGERREDRVGVWVRRPEKPPLPDGTMTEDKIAALGIRVRKWVTFHGLSLNVDPDLSHFSGIVPCGISSYGVTSLVDLGLPVMMTDVDVRLREAFEQVFGETANDV
- a CDS encoding helix-turn-helix domain-containing protein, which encodes MLKTEQETTVFSDESDDTLGGRISMARDAAGISVESLAGQLGVNQETMLAWESDRSEPKPTALATMAGLFGVSPAWLMTGTGDGPREDSEERALEAVRSELSRLRSAYQDIGRLIETTTCQIERLDHQIRLRNVSKDVAH
- a CDS encoding DMT family transporter is translated as MSAIATAPAQQNPLQGMAIMAGAMIVLPVMDAIAKYMATFEAMSPGQVTFYRFFFQLVCTLPLLFFAFGWGALSAKRPWMNLLRGALHGAASLLFFAAVKYMPLADVFAIYFVEPFILTALSALFLGDKVGWRRWLAIVVGFGGAMIVIQPSFEIFGLKALLPVACAFLFALYLFMNRAVGDADSPLTMQTMAGIGGTIFMTGALWIGASAGATDFALSLPASWLGLVLLLILGAVSGYVHLLVVRAFRLAPLSLLAPFQYFEIISATVLGYALFGDFPNFSKWIGILIIVGSGLFIIWRERVQSRSAASA